The Balneola vulgaris DSM 17893 DNA window TACAATGACTAAAGCTGAAGCGGTGGAAAAAATGAAAACTCAAACTCGTCGCTATGCAAAAAGGCAGCTTACATGGTACCGTAGATGGGATTTTATCAAGTGGTTGCCGGCCAACGAAAAAAAAACTCCCGAACTCAAAGAAATCGTGCTTTCAGATTTAGCAGCTATGCAACATAAGCCGTAAATTTAAGCCCATTTTAAAATTCGCTCAACTATGTATAAAGCAAAAGTACACGTTACACTTCGTCCTTCAATTTTGGACCCAAAAGGAAAAGCAGCACATCATGCGCTTCATAACCTAGGACTCAATGATGTTCAGCAGGTTAGAATCGGAAAATTTATTGAACTTGACGTGGATGCGGATAGTAAAGAGAAAGCAACTGAAATCGTTGAAGCAGCTTGTACAAAACTGCTCGCTAACGAAGTGATGGAAGATTACGAGATTATTCTCGAGCAATAATGAACAACTCTGCTCAACATATCACCTTCAGTATGATACATGCCGATGTTGATGAGCAGACTAAAACCGAAGAACAGGTTGAGGAAAGCATTGACACTCCTTGGCGCTTGTTCTTATTTGATGACGACATTCATACCTTTGATGAAGTAATCGAACAAATCATCAAGGCTACTGGATATAGCTACAACAAAGCCCAAGAGTTAACCTTTCAGGTTCACAACAATGGTAAAACTGTAGTTTATGAAGGTGAGTTTTTTGAATGTATGCGCATCGAAAGTGTCTTAAAAGAAATTCAATTAGTTACCGAAATAAGAGGTTAGTGTGGCAACATTTGGCGTAATAGTATTCCCGGGTTCAAACTGTGACCATGATGCTTATCATGCGATGAAGCATATAATGAACAGTGAAGTAAAATTTTTATGGCACAAAGATACCGACTTAAGTGGTATCGACTTTTTGATTGTGCCAGGTGGTTTCTCTTACGGCGATTACCTACGCTCTGGAGCCATTGCTCGCTTTTCTCCAATCATGCAAGAAGTAGTGAAGTTTGCCAATAACGGTGGACCTGTGATGGGCATTTGTAACGGTTTCCAAATTTTGCTTGAAGCAGGCTTAATACCTGGCGCCATGATGCACAACCAAGACCTTCGCTTTGTATGTAAGAACGTCTTCATCCGTTGCGAAACGACTGATTCTCTGTTCACATCTTCTCTTAAAAAAGGTCAGGTTTTTGATATTCCTGTATCACATGGTGAAGGCAACTACCACATCAATGAAGACGGCTTAAAGTCTTTACAAGATAACGACCAAGTACTATTCCGATATTCTGATGCCAATGGGGAGTTAACCGAAAGTGCGAATTTTAATGGCTCTGTTGATCATATTGCAGGAATCACTAATACTGGCAGAAATGTATTAGGAATGATGCCTCACCCAGAACGTGCTATGGAAAAACTTCTAGGCTCTGATGATGGTAAAGAGATTTTCGAATCTATACTTCATTCCTTGTCGGTAGCTTAAGATTTAGTACCTTTACTGCATCATGAGCAGTACATCAGGGAATTTACTTACACTTCATAGCCAAAAGCTGGTTAAGAGATATCGCAAACGTACGGTGGTTAACGAAGTTTCCATCAATGTTAAACAGGGCGAAATAGTTGGACTATTGGGCCCAAATGGTGCGGGTAAAACAACCACCTTTTATATGATGGTGGGCTTGGTAAAGCCCAATTCTGGTGATATATATTTGAATGACACCAACATCACACAAAAGCCCATGTACCAACGAGCACGAATGGGTGTTGGCTATTTAGCTCAAGAAGCTTCGGTATTTAGAAACCTCACCGTTCGGCAGAATTTAGAATCTATTCTACAGTTCCTTTCCTACCCAACTAAGCAGATTAAAGAACGAGTAGACCGACTGATTGAAGAATTTAACTTACAACGCGTTGTAAACTCAAAAGGATACTCTTTGTCGGGTGGCGAGCGCCGAAGAACGGAGATAGCCCGTGCTTTGGTTACAGAGCCTAAATTTATTCTTTTAGATGAACCCTTTGCAGGTGTAGACCCTATTGCCGTTGAAGACATTCAAAATATAGTAGCTCAGCTAACTAAACAGAATATTGGAATTCTTATTACAGATCATAATGTTCATGAAACACTAGCCATCACAGATAGAGCGTACCTTATGTTTGAGGGAAATATCCTTATGGAAGGAACCGCTGATGTGCTAGCAGACGATGAAAATGCCCGTAAGCTCTATTTAGGAGAACAGTTTAAATTAGATCGATACAAAAACGAAACACTATAGCCATGAAAGAAATAACGGTTCAAGACTTAAAAGAAAAAAAAGAAGCAGGAGACGATTTTGTACTTATTGATGTACGTGAAGATCATGAGTACCTCGTATCTAACCTCGACGGAAAGCATATCCCATTAGGAGACCTTCCTAGCCGAACTGATGAAATTGAAAAGCACAAAGATGAAGAAGTAGTTATTATGTGCCGTTCTGGTGGACGAAGTGGTAAGGCGGTTGAATATTTAGAATCTCAAGGGTTTTCGAATATCCATAACCTAAAAGGTGGAATCACAGCTTGGAGCAAGGAGATAGATCCTTCAATGCCCGTGGCTTAATTATATATTACCTACCCATTACTAAAAAGGCTTTCTAGATATACATCTGGAAAGCCTTTTTTCTTTCAATGAATTAATAATACGTTGAAACTATGCCGTAGCTGCAATCTGGTTTAGAAGCTCTTGATTGCTTTCCGTATTACGTAATACTTTTAATAATCCCATCATCGATTCTTTTGGTGACTTCTTAAGGAGGTAACGGCGAACCATATTTCTTTCCTCTAACGAATCGGTTATAAACTTATCCTCATTTCTCGTGCCTGAAGCAGTGATATTGATAGAAGGATAAATTCTATCATTGGCTAACTCACGGTCGAGCACTAATTCCATGTTACCTGTTCCTTTGAACTCTTCAAAGATCAGGTCATCCATTCTTGAATTCGTTTCGATTAAACAGGTAGCGATAATAGTTAATGAACCACCACCTTCGATTTTACGAGCTGAGCCAAATATCTTCTTTGGTATCTCAAGAGCGCGAATATCTAAACCACCTGAAAGTGTTCTACCACTATTACTTTGCACAGCATTGTAAGCACGGCCTAATCGAGTTAATGAATCGATAAGGAGTACGGCATCTTCACCCATCTCTGCCTTACGTTTTGCATAACCTAAAGCCATTTCAGTGATGCGAATATGGCTATGGGTTTTATTATCGTTTGAGGATGCAAACACTTCTGCATTGGTTGAACGAATAAAATCGGTAACCTCTTCAGGGCGCTCATCTACAAGCAATACACTTAAATGAATATCAGGGTGGTTCTCAGAGATGCTCTTAGCGATTTGCTTAAGCATTACTGTTTTACCTGTTCTTGGCGGCGCAACAATTAATGCACGCTGCCCTTTTCCAATGGGAGCTACCAGATCTATCACTCGCATTTCCACATTGTCAGACTGCATCCCTAGCTTAATCCAATCTACAGGCATAATAGGAATCTGGCGCTCAAATCTACTCGACTTAGTCCAAGCCTCAATTGGCTTTCTGTTGATTTTATCTACAGAACATACATGCTTGTTGCCACGCTTATCTTCTTCAAATTCGCCTTCTAAAATAAGACCAGGACGTAAATCTAAAGCTTTAACTTCTTCTGGCTTCAGGAATGGGTCTTGAGGACTATAACTGAACTCATAGTCCAGCTTTCTAATTAAGCCCCAACCCTTTGCATTAATTTCTAATACGCCTGCATATCTACCGGATACCCCAAGATTCTCTTTCCAAAAGAACTTTGGAATGAAAACATTTCCGCTCTTTTTACTGCGGTTCTTGTTGTTGTTGTTATTGTTGCGACCTTTGTTCCGGTTCTTATAGTTTTTTCTGTTCCGTGGCATTATAAAATAGTTTTGTTATCTCTTCTCCAGTGATAGAAGCGTAAATCATTAAATATGTAGGAAATACGAAGGAGAGCGAGAAAAAAAGGACGGTGTAGCCGAGTGCTACACCGTCAAAATTGAAGATAGGAAAAGATACAAATGTTTTGCTTTATAGCAAATTAACGAACTGTAGTAGTCTTGTTAATCCAGCTATAGCATGGCATTAATGAGCCATCAATTTTTACCTTTTGTCCATTCTGAAGGTTATCCAATTTTAGGAATTTGTCTTCCGCAGTTGGAGTAACGGCTTCATAATTTGGCAACTGTGAATTTACATTACTTGCTACCGAAGGATCTTTAGCCTTTGCCATGTTTAAGTAATCGATTACTAACCAATATACTACACGGTCTTGAGCTTCCATTTTTCGGCCTTCTTCCTCAATACAAGTCGAAATTGCTTGAGCATAAATACGAGCTTTATTGATGTAAGCCTGACCATAGTTTGAATCAATTTTTAGTGCTTCTTCAACATATCGATCAGCTGTTTTAATCTGATTCATGTTGATATATGCATCAGAGATGCTCACGTTGATTCTCTTTTTGTCATCATCGTTAGAAGCCATGTTTAATGCTTCTTTATAAAGAGCAATTGCTTCAGCATAACGAGCATTACTTCTTTCCGTTTCAGCAAGTGCCATAGCACTTTCAAACGTAGGCTCTACTTCGTGAAGCTTTCTTCTAACTTTAACTAGCTCTTCGCGATTGTCTACATCTTCATAAGCATCAGCCAACGCTTTTAGCGCTTCTGTATTATTTGGCTCTGCTTCAAGAATAGGAGCGTAGTAACTAATAACATCTTCTGGGCTACCGAATAGATCTTTCTGGAAGTCCTTAAGCTTTTCTTGGAATTCAGGTGAAGCATGTTTCATTGCTTCATCTATAACCGCTTGCGCTTTTTCACGCTCTCTTTTATTGATATAGTTTCTCAATAGAGCATCTACATAATAACCTTGAGCAGAAGTTGTAGCACGCTTAGGGTCTAAATCAAACATCATTTGGAACTGAGTATAAGCCTTGTTAAGTCCATCCGTGATGTACGAATAATTCTCTAAATAAAAACGTCCTTTATCCTGTAACGCTCTGTACTTATCAGCAGGAGTGCCTTCAGCGAGTTCAATACGATCATCTAATACCATAACCGCTGAATCTAAATAAGCCGCTTTAATACCAGGATCTGTTTCGCTCTTAGCTAATTCTTTATAAATAGTTACAAACTTCGAAAGCTGTATAGATAAGTTGAAGCTTGGATGTCCTTCAATATCAGCAGGTTTAGAACATAGCATCCAACGGCCAAACTTAAGAGCAAACTGATAGTCTTTCCCTTTGTAGTTTGAGTTAAAAATTGAGTACGCAGCTAGTGGTGCCATCTCATCTGGAGGGGTAGGATTACATTCGGCCTGAGCAGTTACCATTGCCGAACTTGTAAACAAGAACCCTAAAACTAATACTAGATTTTTCATCTTTCTTCTATTGTTGTTAGCGTGTTATCATGTTAACACGGTAGTTGTCTATATTATTACTTTAAAATTAATTAAGCTTTCGTTTGAAAAACATCAATTCTGCTAAATTCACAGATAAATTGAAAGCCCAAATGTTTTCTTTTACAAGATTATTATCAGTGGTTCCACGAATACCATATTGAACGCTAAAGTCGAATGATGACTGTGAACGAACAATTGGTGAAATCATACCTAAACCAGCCGAGAACCATAGTGTTTCAATGTCTTGGCCTTCAATGTTTAAGTAACCAGAATCGTAAGATACACCTGCAGTGTATTCAAAGTTTGATAAAAACCCTCTGCTGTTACTGTTATAGGCGTTAAATTGAGTCCCTACCCCAATCATAAACCTATCACTGAAACTAGCTTCTTGAGTTGCGTCAAACCCATATTCCGCATTACTCCAATCTTCAAACATCCCTTCCACAGATAAACTAAAACTTGGACCTGCAAAATAGGAAATTCCACCACTTAATCTCGATGGTAATGAAATAGTTTCTTGCTCGGTGGCTCCAATCTGAATCTCAGAACCAAAAGTATCACCTAAAGTCTTAACAGTCTCACGCTTTTTCTCCGCTTCAAACTCATTTTTTAGTGTGTATGCGGCACCAACTTGGATGATATCACGTGCGCCAAATACTTTTCTAGCAGTGGCTAGCACACCAAATCGATGAGACAAATTAGTTCCATTGATTTTGGCATTTACTGAACTCGTTGTTAAGTCAGTAAGTGATTTATTATTTAAAGTGGTTACCGACTCCTTGTTATTCTGCGTTAGAAAAGAATACGAAGGTGCATAACCTATAGATAGGTTTTTATTAATTCTGTAGCCTAAACCAACTTCAAACTTGGTAAGTCCACCTGTACCTTCTTTTGTATAGCCAAAATCTAATAATGATCCATCTTCTAATGTGCGCGACGATTCTGCATTCGCACTATAATTTGATCGAGTTTCTGGAAATAAGGCTACCGATAAACCTAATTTATTCGATATAACCGGAAATACAGCTTGGAAGCTTCCAACATTTAATAAGCTATTTGCACCTGAATCTTGTCCATCAGTAATGGAGTAATTCGTGAGTCCAAAATTAGCCGAACCTCTAGTAAAGGCACCTATTCCCCAAAAAGCAGGATTCCCTAATCCTGGAGATTGAAGGTCGTTGAAAGAAACACCGATAATTCCCATTCCTTTTTCTTGGGCAGTGTTTGTTTGTGTAGGAGAACCAATACCGTAATAAGAGTAAGGGCTTCCACTATTTGCTTCATCAGCTTGAGCAAATGCATCTACTGAAAGGAAAGAAAAAATCGAAACGGCGATAACTAAATTTCTAATCTTCATGATCTTTACTCCGCTATAGTTAGAATTAGTTTTGGTCGCTTATCCGCACTACTGGTATGATCATGTATAAGCTTTGTAGACAACACGCCTCCTGGTGTGAGGTATATATACTTCGTGTTTACATCTTTGTCTCCATAAATCAATTCATTTATAAACCGACTTACATTAAACCTTTGCGCATCAGAGAGAGTGTCTTGAACAGAAAAGTCTCTTATAACTCCAGAAGTTGACCCTCCAAATTGTAAACCATAAACCAAGTCGATGTTAAGTTCACCACTTAAGTTCATTGATACAGGATTAATACGCTCGGCTCCGGGAGTTCCATTGTTTTCTAAAAACTCATTGTCCTCGTAAACAACCAACTCTGCTTTAATTACATTCTCATTGCTGTATCCATCTACAAGTCCATTTAGGTCTACAGATGCGTAATTATCTAAAAAGGAAGTAAACTTGATGCGATTCGGTGTTGCAGCCGCATTGCTAGTATCTAATGTGAAACCTACATCTCTGTAGGTGAAATTAGAGGTATCACTTGCTACAGTATCGATATGAGTAAAGAAACTACCAGAAGGTATAGCATGAATGATTTTTGAACTCACTTGTTCAGGCACAATTGCAAGGCCATGAAATTCACGAACGTACACCGAGTCGATGTTTTCATCATCACTATTGGCGTAGGCCGCATATGCTTGCACCCATGAACTTGGCAACTCTACAATTACCGAATCTTCAGAAGTCACTGAAAAAGTAGTTAATGGTGTAGCGCTATCGTAAGCAATTACGTCCGTAGCTTTCAATGATGAACTTCTCCAAGACTCAGTTACTTCATAAATGGTGAAGTTAGTTTGTGATTCAGGATCACCGTAAACATCTGTACTATCGAAAGTAATTTGAAGCTGAACTCTACTGTTCACATCCAAGGAATCATCATCAGATAAATTGATGAGGCTTGGACGCACATAAAATGTAGATTCAAAATTACCATATACAGGATCTTCGAAATAGCCCATTTGAATGCTGGCTAACTGTCCTGAATATATCTCTGAGGTTTGTGGGGTTATGCTATTAACTAAAAGTGTATCGAATCTGATATCGGTTCCTGGTACAATAGTACTCCCCACCGAACTTGGGTTTTCACAAGCTATAATTCCAGCCAAAACCATTACAGATAAAATGAGCCGCCCCGTGAGTGCAGCTCTAGAAATGCGTTCCTTCAATGTATTCTACTCGATTAAATTATTTAACAATCTTGTTATAATATTCAGCAAACTTTTCTGAAACGTCTTCTGGCGATCCTTGAATCTGATCTGGTGTGATACCAAATTCTTTGAATGCATCATCGAATTCATCTCTGAGATAATTTCCGGTTACAACATGATCGCTGTATTTAAGACCTAAACGTAGTAAGTCTACTTTGCCGTTATCAGTAAGCTCGTTGATATTTATATCGTCTGGTAAACCTAACAGCTCCAAGATCTTTGCTGTATCTGCTTGGCCTTCATTCTCTGGGTGATGAAGATTGTAAATGATCTTCGTGTTCTTGAAGATTTCTTCATTTTTATACTTCGTTTTAACCAGTAATGGAATAAGTCCAGCAGGCCAGTCATGACAGTGAATGATATCGGGTTCCCAGCCGAGTTTCATAACTGTTTCTAGCACGCCTTTATTGTAGAAGGCTAGTCTTTCGTCATTGTCTGGGAAAAACTCGTCGGTATTCGGTTTTTTAAACAATCCTTTTCTCTTGAAATAGGTATCGTTATCTAAGAAGTATACCTGCAGCTTCGCATTTGGGATACTCGCTACTTTAATTTTCATGCTTTCGATATTGTCGCCAACTTCAACTTCAATTCCCGACAATCGAATCACTTCGTGGAGCCTATTTCTACGATCGTTAATTGAACCGTATTTAGGCAGTAATATTCTTATTTCAAATCCCTTGTCTTGCAAAGATGCTGGCAAAAAGCGGAGCAAATCTGCGGTGTATGTCATTCTAGCGAATGGTGATATCTCTGCTGCTGCGTATAATATTTTCATGTATACTTTATTACTCGTCGTTTGAAATTGAACGATCTCTCGTCATTTGCTGAAAATCAGGATCTTCAATGGAACAAAAGTCCATTAAAGTATCACTTCTTAAACCCAAGCGAATAGTCTCTAACGAGATCACTTCGTTTGGTGGTATATTTCCAAGGTTTACATTTGATCCATATTTTTTAACGAACCAAACTTGTTGTTCCTTCTTAGGAGCTTCAAAGATGAGCTTATCCACTGGAATCTGATCAGTGATTTCTTCAATTAAGCCAGAGCGAATTTCCCCACTAGGACGAAACATCCCTACAGTTCCACTTTCTCTAGCTTCTAGTATCACTTTTTCAGCACCGGCTTCTAACTCCTCAACTACTACTTTAACCCATTTATACGGAGGAATAACTTCGTTAGGGTTTTTACTCCCAACCTCAGAATATACTTTAAATTCTTGACTTAGGTCTCGAATAATCGCCTGCTTCTTCTCATCGCTTAACCAAATGGTTCCATTGGAAACCTCAAGCGTATCGATGTTATATTTTTTAAGTAGCTGAACGTATGCATCGAGCTGCCCACGCACCAAATACGCTTCAAATAAGGTACCTCCTAAATACACAGAGATACCCGCATTGGCATAAACTTCTAATTTGGCTTCTAGATTTTGAGTTACTAGAGCAGTTCCCCACCCTAATTTAACTACATCAACAGAGTTGGAGCAAACTTGACAGAAGTCTTCACTTTCCCTTATGCTCAACCCTTTATCTAATACAAAAGTCATCCCGTTTGAGCGAGGCTTTTGTGTACGATTCGGTAAATGATTAATACTATGTGGCATTTTATCCTAAAAATCAAAGCCCTCAATATACAGAATCTGAATATCGTATTAAAGAACAGCTTTTATTAAG harbors:
- the purS gene encoding phosphoribosylformylglycinamidine synthase subunit PurS, whose amino-acid sequence is MYKAKVHVTLRPSILDPKGKAAHHALHNLGLNDVQQVRIGKFIELDVDADSKEKATEIVEAACTKLLANEVMEDYEIILEQ
- a CDS encoding tetratricopeptide repeat protein, producing the protein MKNLVLVLGFLFTSSAMVTAQAECNPTPPDEMAPLAAYSIFNSNYKGKDYQFALKFGRWMLCSKPADIEGHPSFNLSIQLSKFVTIYKELAKSETDPGIKAAYLDSAVMVLDDRIELAEGTPADKYRALQDKGRFYLENYSYITDGLNKAYTQFQMMFDLDPKRATTSAQGYYVDALLRNYINKREREKAQAVIDEAMKHASPEFQEKLKDFQKDLFGSPEDVISYYAPILEAEPNNTEALKALADAYEDVDNREELVKVRRKLHEVEPTFESAMALAETERSNARYAEAIALYKEALNMASNDDDKKRINVSISDAYINMNQIKTADRYVEEALKIDSNYGQAYINKARIYAQAISTCIEEEGRKMEAQDRVVYWLVIDYLNMAKAKDPSVASNVNSQLPNYEAVTPTAEDKFLKLDNLQNGQKVKIDGSLMPCYSWINKTTTVR
- a CDS encoding phosphosulfolactate synthase, with translation MPHSINHLPNRTQKPRSNGMTFVLDKGLSIRESEDFCQVCSNSVDVVKLGWGTALVTQNLEAKLEVYANAGISVYLGGTLFEAYLVRGQLDAYVQLLKKYNIDTLEVSNGTIWLSDEKKQAIIRDLSQEFKVYSEVGSKNPNEVIPPYKWVKVVVEELEAGAEKVILEARESGTVGMFRPSGEIRSGLIEEITDQIPVDKLIFEAPKKEQQVWFVKKYGSNVNLGNIPPNEVISLETIRLGLRSDTLMDFCSIEDPDFQQMTRDRSISNDE
- a CDS encoding rhodanese-like domain-containing protein; translated protein: MKEITVQDLKEKKEAGDDFVLIDVREDHEYLVSNLDGKHIPLGDLPSRTDEIEKHKDEEVVIMCRSGGRSGKAVEYLESQGFSNIHNLKGGITAWSKEIDPSMPVA
- a CDS encoding glycogen/starch synthase; this translates as MKILYAAAEISPFARMTYTADLLRFLPASLQDKGFEIRILLPKYGSINDRRNRLHEVIRLSGIEVEVGDNIESMKIKVASIPNAKLQVYFLDNDTYFKRKGLFKKPNTDEFFPDNDERLAFYNKGVLETVMKLGWEPDIIHCHDWPAGLIPLLVKTKYKNEEIFKNTKIIYNLHHPENEGQADTAKILELLGLPDDININELTDNGKVDLLRLGLKYSDHVVTGNYLRDEFDDAFKEFGITPDQIQGSPEDVSEKFAEYYNKIVK
- the purQ gene encoding phosphoribosylformylglycinamidine synthase subunit PurQ encodes the protein MATFGVIVFPGSNCDHDAYHAMKHIMNSEVKFLWHKDTDLSGIDFLIVPGGFSYGDYLRSGAIARFSPIMQEVVKFANNGGPVMGICNGFQILLEAGLIPGAMMHNQDLRFVCKNVFIRCETTDSLFTSSLKKGQVFDIPVSHGEGNYHINEDGLKSLQDNDQVLFRYSDANGELTESANFNGSVDHIAGITNTGRNVLGMMPHPERAMEKLLGSDDGKEIFESILHSLSVA
- a CDS encoding ATP-dependent Clp protease adaptor ClpS yields the protein MNNSAQHITFSMIHADVDEQTKTEEQVEESIDTPWRLFLFDDDIHTFDEVIEQIIKATGYSYNKAQELTFQVHNNGKTVVYEGEFFECMRIESVLKEIQLVTEIRG
- a CDS encoding DUF4270 family protein, which encodes MKERISRAALTGRLILSVMVLAGIIACENPSSVGSTIVPGTDIRFDTLLVNSITPQTSEIYSGQLASIQMGYFEDPVYGNFESTFYVRPSLINLSDDDSLDVNSRVQLQITFDSTDVYGDPESQTNFTIYEVTESWRSSSLKATDVIAYDSATPLTTFSVTSEDSVIVELPSSWVQAYAAYANSDDENIDSVYVREFHGLAIVPEQVSSKIIHAIPSGSFFTHIDTVASDTSNFTYRDVGFTLDTSNAAATPNRIKFTSFLDNYASVDLNGLVDGYSNENVIKAELVVYEDNEFLENNGTPGAERINPVSMNLSGELNIDLVYGLQFGGSTSGVIRDFSVQDTLSDAQRFNVSRFINELIYGDKDVNTKYIYLTPGGVLSTKLIHDHTSSADKRPKLILTIAE
- the lptB gene encoding LPS export ABC transporter ATP-binding protein → MSSTSGNLLTLHSQKLVKRYRKRTVVNEVSINVKQGEIVGLLGPNGAGKTTTFYMMVGLVKPNSGDIYLNDTNITQKPMYQRARMGVGYLAQEASVFRNLTVRQNLESILQFLSYPTKQIKERVDRLIEEFNLQRVVNSKGYSLSGGERRRTEIARALVTEPKFILLDEPFAGVDPIAVEDIQNIVAQLTKQNIGILITDHNVHETLAITDRAYLMFEGNILMEGTADVLADDENARKLYLGEQFKLDRYKNETL
- the rho gene encoding transcription termination factor Rho, yielding MPRNRKNYKNRNKGRNNNNNNKNRSKKSGNVFIPKFFWKENLGVSGRYAGVLEINAKGWGLIRKLDYEFSYSPQDPFLKPEEVKALDLRPGLILEGEFEEDKRGNKHVCSVDKINRKPIEAWTKSSRFERQIPIMPVDWIKLGMQSDNVEMRVIDLVAPIGKGQRALIVAPPRTGKTVMLKQIAKSISENHPDIHLSVLLVDERPEEVTDFIRSTNAEVFASSNDNKTHSHIRITEMALGYAKRKAEMGEDAVLLIDSLTRLGRAYNAVQSNSGRTLSGGLDIRALEIPKKIFGSARKIEGGGSLTIIATCLIETNSRMDDLIFEEFKGTGNMELVLDRELANDRIYPSINITASGTRNEDKFITDSLEERNMVRRYLLKKSPKESMMGLLKVLRNTESNQELLNQIAATA